From a single Thermodesulfobacteriota bacterium genomic region:
- a CDS encoding Rieske (2Fe-2S) protein, protein MSENMKTNECNRRQFFTKLSVTLAGIAGAMVAIPVIGSLIAPVFKRPDPVWRPVGNIDSFKVGQFVKVMFEDDSPLPWAGVTAETAAWLRRDDEENFTVFSVNCAHLGCPVRWVPGAKLFMCPCHGGVYYEDGSVAAGPPPRGLYKYPVRTSKGQVEILTSPIPITTV, encoded by the coding sequence ATGAGCGAAAACATGAAAACGAATGAATGTAATCGCAGGCAGTTCTTCACGAAGTTAAGTGTAACTCTTGCAGGCATAGCCGGGGCTATGGTTGCAATCCCGGTTATTGGGTCTCTTATTGCTCCTGTATTCAAAAGACCGGATCCGGTATGGAGACCCGTTGGGAATATAGACAGTTTTAAGGTTGGACAATTTGTGAAAGTAATGTTTGAGGATGATTCTCCATTACCCTGGGCAGGTGTAACTGCAGAGACCGCTGCCTGGTTGAGACGCGATGATGAGGAGAACTTCACAGTATTCTCAGTGAATTGTGCTCACCTGGGTTGCCCGGTCAGATGGGTACCAGGGGCAAAATTATTTATGTGCCCGTGTCACGGTGGAGTATATTATGAGGACGGCTCAGTTGCCGCTGGCCCACCGCCAAGGGGCTTATACAAATATCCCGTAAGAACCAGTAAGGGGCAGGTTGAGATCCTCACGAGTCCAATTCCGATTACCACGGTTTAA